A genomic stretch from Mus pahari chromosome 6, PAHARI_EIJ_v1.1, whole genome shotgun sequence includes:
- the Kiaa1958 gene encoding uncharacterized protein KIAA1958 homolog isoform X1, whose product MEDCLHTSSENLSKLVSWAHSHGTICSLIPNLKHLLSEGSHGNLTAMWGCSAGHAYHWPLTATCRAGSQERVCFQDNRSFNSDSPSIIGVPSETQTSPVERYPGRPVKAKLDCNRTRDSCDFSYCSEPSELDEAVEEYEDENTLFDMVCESSVTDEDSDFEPQTQRPQSIARKRPGIVPSSIHSSSQGQMVDECSNDVIIKKIKQEIPEDYYIVANAELTGGVDGPALSLTQMAKPKPQTHAGPSCIGSAKLIPHVTSAINTELDPHILSASPSVISRPIIPKTARVSLASPNRGPPGAHGTAHQVTMQMPVSTSHPNKQISIPLSALQLPGQDEQVASEEFLPHLPSQASSCEVALSPSVNAEPEVSSSQQQPPAAPTITTEATAQCIPDQDERAAELSREQNEKTIRSTQTALRNFREFLISKYPSETREIYVIPCKELDAYLASFFVDARQKDGSDYEPNSLANYQCGLERYLKEHRYGYSITRDKEFKRSQEALKQKQIELRCKGKGNKPHKSMKLTFADELILRKRGLLSRYNPEGLLNLVWLNNTKAFGHCTGFHGSTLKWGDIRLRVTETGLEYLEWMGQDTGDLNAKTKRGGTDSRVYATQHAPQTCPVQDYKEYAQRRPPAMRYEDAPFYLSIKPVVNLAALHWYNCQALGKNKLAKMVKTMCEKGNIPGRKTNFSVYQSCSTLSEAQSNQLVLICNNLSQQAAQSVAGHSNSGNFIVSSYDSSSDTA is encoded by the exons ATGGAGGATTGTCTTCATACCTCATCTGAGAATCTGTCCAAATTGGTCAGCTGGGCCCACAGCCATGGGACCATTTGCAGCCTCATTCCAAACCTGAAACACTTGCTTTCTGAAGGTTCCCATGGGAACCTGACTGCAATGTGGGGCTGTAGTGCCGGCCATGCGTACCACTGGCCACTAACAGCTACTTGCAGAGCTGGGTCCCAAGAGAGGGTTTGTTTCCAGGACAACCGAAGTTTTAATTCTGATAGTCCCAGTATAATTGGGGTGCCTTCTGAGACACAGACTAGCCCTGTGGAAAGGTACCCTGGGAGACCTGTGAAGGCAAAGCTGGACTGTAACCGGACCAGAGACTCTTGTGACTTCTCTTACTGCAGTGAGCCCTCAGAACTGGATGAAGCTGTTGAGGAGTATGAAGATGAAAACACACTGTTTGACATGGTTTGCGAGTCTTCTGTTACAGATGAGGACAGTGACTTTGAACCCCAAACCCAGAGACCTCAAAGCATTGCTCGCAAAAGGCCAGGAATCGTCCCATCTTCCATCCATTCAAGTTCCCAGGGTCAGATGGTTGATGAATGCAGTAATGATGTCATCATCAAGAAAATCAAGCAAGAGATTCCAGAAGATTATTACATTGTAGCAAATGCAGAGCTGACTGGAGGAGTGGATGGACCAGCCCTTTCATTGACACAGATGGCAAAACCCAAGCCCCAGACTCATGCTGGTCCCTCCTGTATAGGGTCTGCTAAACTGATTCCCCATGTAACATCTGCCATCAACACAGAATTAGACCCACACATTCTGTCAGCCTCCCCCTCTGTGATCTCCAGACCGATCATCCCAAAGACTGCTAGGGTATCTCTGGCTTCACCAAACAGAGGACCCCCTGGTGCCCATGGCACTGCCCACCAGGTGACCATGCAGATGCCTGTGAGCACATCACATCCTAACAAACAGATCAGTATCCCTTTGTCTGCCCTGCAGCTACCTGGACAGGATGAGCAGGTTGCTTCGGAGGAGTTCCTGCCCCATTTGCCTAGCCAGGCCTCATCATGTGAGGtagccctttctccctctgttaACGCAGAGCCTGAAGTGAGCTCCAGTCAACAGCAGCCCCCTGCTGCTCCAACCATAACCACCGAAGCCACCGCGCAGTGCATTCCAG ACCAGGATGAAAGAGCAGCTGAGCTCAGCAGGGAGCAGAACGAGAAAACCATCAGGAGCACGCAGACTGCGCTCCGCAATTTCCGGGAGTTCCTCATCTCCAAGTACCCTTCCGAAACCAGAGAGATCTATGTCATCCCTTGCAAGGAGCTAGATGCCTACCTTGCCTCCTTCTTCGTGGATGCCAGGCAGAAGGATGGGTCTGACTACGAGCCCAACAGCTTGGCGAATTACCAGTGTGGGCTGGAACGGTACCTGAAAGAGCACAGGTATGGCTACAGCATCACCAGGGATAAGGAGTTCAAGCGTTCCCAGGAGGCCCTGAAACAGAAACAGATTGAGCTCCGCTGCAAAGGCAAGGGAAACAAGCCACACAAGTCCATGAAGCTCACCTTTGCCGATGAGCTCATCCTGCGGAAGAGGGGACTGCTGAGCAGGTACAACCCAGAGGGTCTGCTCAACCTTGTCTGGCTCAACAACACGAAAGCTTTTGGGCACTGCACAGGCTTCCACGGATCCACCTTGAAATGGGGCGATATCCGGCTCCGAGTCACAGAAACTGGGCTTGAGTATTTGGAGTGGATGGGTCAGGACACTGGTGATTTGAATGCCAAAACCAAGAGAGGAGGAACAGACTCGAGAGTTTATGCCACCCAGCATGCTCCGCAGACCTGCCCGGTGCAGGACTATAAGGAGTATGCCCAGCGGAGGCCTCCTGCTATGCGCTATGAGGATGCCCCCTTCTACTTGTCCATCAAGCCAGTTGTGAACTTGGCAGCTCTTCACTGGTACAATTGCCAGGCCCTTGGCAAGAACAAGCTAGCCAAGATGGTGAAGACCATGTGTGAGAAGGGCAACATCCCCGGCAGGAAGACCAACTTCAGTGTCTATCAGAGCTGTAGCACCTTGTCTGAGGCCCAGAGCAATCAGCTGGTGCTCATCTGCAACAACCTGAGCCAGCAGGCTGCCCAGTCTGTGGCTGGCCACTCCAACAGTGGCAATTTCATTGTCTCATCCTATGACTCTTCCTCGGACACGGCCTGA